A window of Pseudomonadales bacterium contains these coding sequences:
- a CDS encoding glycoside hydrolase family 5 protein: protein MALEKKIRGVNLGSWLLLEKWMVPSLFAGLEATDETSWCVELGDRAAERLHRHWNSFITRDDFVWLAARGINAVRIPVGHWIFGPDYPYHRSYGAHRHPFVTGGIELLDRAFGWAGELGLQVVIDLHAAPGCQNGFDNGGIKDVCDWHTELAYRDHSLAVLERLAERYGAHPALHAIEVLNEPRWDVPTDYLKAYNVDAYRRIRRHCPADRVAVIFHDGFRPFQEYCNFMQPPEFANVRFDIHRYQCFERGDIDMDIHGHIGKAAGAWRDEADAIQRELRLPAYVGEWSLGLDLKVVSLWAQGPFNHALERMDALQETVAYRAYAAAQLMTFERYAGWFFWSYRTETTPAWCFRDCVERGWLPDDFNP, encoded by the coding sequence ATGGCTTTGGAAAAGAAGATTCGCGGCGTCAACCTCGGCAGTTGGCTGCTGCTGGAGAAGTGGATGGTACCCAGTCTGTTTGCCGGACTGGAGGCCACCGACGAGACCAGTTGGTGCGTCGAGCTGGGTGATCGGGCCGCCGAGCGGCTGCATCGGCATTGGAACAGCTTCATCACCCGCGATGACTTCGTCTGGCTGGCCGCGCGTGGCATCAACGCGGTGCGCATTCCGGTGGGCCACTGGATTTTCGGACCTGACTACCCCTACCACCGCAGCTATGGCGCCCACCGCCACCCTTTCGTGACCGGTGGCATCGAACTGCTCGACCGCGCCTTCGGTTGGGCGGGCGAGCTGGGGTTGCAGGTGGTCATCGACCTGCATGCCGCACCTGGCTGTCAGAATGGTTTCGACAATGGCGGCATCAAGGATGTCTGCGACTGGCACACCGAGCTGGCCTACCGCGACCACTCCCTTGCGGTGCTGGAGCGGCTGGCCGAGCGCTATGGTGCCCATCCGGCGCTGCATGCGATCGAAGTATTGAACGAACCGCGCTGGGATGTGCCAACCGACTATCTGAAGGCCTACAACGTCGATGCCTATCGACGCATTCGTCGACACTGCCCTGCTGATCGGGTGGCGGTGATCTTTCATGACGGCTTCCGTCCGTTTCAGGAGTACTGCAACTTCATGCAGCCGCCTGAGTTCGCCAATGTGCGCTTCGACATCCACCGCTATCAATGTTTCGAGCGTGGTGACATCGACATGGACATCCATGGCCACATCGGCAAGGCGGCCGGTGCCTGGCGCGACGAGGCCGATGCGATCCAGCGCGAACTGCGACTGCCTGCCTATGTCGGTGAATGGAGTCTCGGCCTCGACCTGAAGGTGGTCTCGCTGTGGGCGCAGGGACCGTTCAACCATGCGCTGGAGCGGATGGACGCGCTGCAGGAAACTGTGGCCTACCGTGCCTATGCGGCAGCGCAGTTGATGACGTTCGAGCGCTACGCGGGCTGGTTTTTCTGGAGCTACCGGACCGAAACCACGCCGGCCTGGTGTTTCCGCGACTGTGTTGAGCGCGGCTGGCTGCCGGATGACTTCAACCCTTGA
- a CDS encoding epoxide hydrolase: MRPFSIEIPEAQLIDLRQRLAATRWPEAETVDDWSQGVPLAYLREFCSYWAQEYDWRVTERRLNVFPQFKSQIDGLDIHFLHVRSRHAQALPLLITHGWPGSIVEFHKVIAPLSDPTAFGGSADDAFHVICPSLPGYAFSDKPRQTGWGVEKIATVWDALMRRLGYQRYVAQGGDWGAAVTTAIGTQNLGACIGIHLNMPTASPTPQALSSPTERDQRALAAAAHYQQWEGGYSKQQATRPQTLGYGLVDSPVGQAAWILEKFRAWTDCQGHPENILSRDELLDNIMLYWLTASAASSARLYWESFGSFGGDRSAGVELPTGCSIFPKEIVPTPRSWAEQRYRNIVYWNELDRGGHFAAFEQPQRFVEELRACFALMR, from the coding sequence CTGCGCCCGTTCTCGATCGAGATTCCCGAAGCGCAACTGATCGATCTGCGGCAGCGGTTGGCCGCGACACGCTGGCCCGAGGCCGAGACGGTCGATGACTGGTCGCAGGGGGTGCCTCTGGCCTATCTGCGGGAGTTTTGCAGTTATTGGGCGCAAGAGTATGACTGGCGCGTGACCGAGCGACGGCTCAACGTCTTTCCCCAGTTCAAGAGCCAGATCGATGGGCTCGACATCCATTTTCTGCATGTGCGCAGTCGCCATGCGCAGGCGCTGCCGTTGCTGATCACCCATGGCTGGCCTGGTTCCATCGTCGAGTTCCACAAGGTGATTGCCCCGCTGAGCGATCCCACCGCATTCGGCGGCAGCGCCGACGATGCCTTCCATGTCATCTGCCCCTCGCTGCCGGGTTATGCCTTTTCAGACAAACCGCGTCAGACAGGCTGGGGGGTTGAGAAGATCGCCACGGTCTGGGATGCCCTGATGCGCCGACTCGGCTATCAGCGCTATGTGGCGCAAGGAGGGGACTGGGGCGCTGCGGTCACCACCGCCATCGGCACGCAGAATCTCGGCGCCTGCATCGGCATTCATCTCAACATGCCGACTGCCTCGCCGACCCCGCAGGCGTTGAGCAGTCCGACCGAGCGTGATCAGCGCGCACTGGCCGCCGCGGCCCACTATCAACAGTGGGAGGGTGGCTACTCGAAGCAGCAGGCCACCCGGCCACAGACCCTCGGCTATGGGCTGGTCGATTCGCCGGTCGGGCAGGCCGCCTGGATTCTTGAAAAGTTCCGGGCCTGGACCGACTGTCAGGGACACCCTGAAAACATCCTCAGCCGCGATGAACTGCTCGACAACATCATGCTCTACTGGCTGACCGCCTCGGCGGCCTCATCAGCCCGGCTCTACTGGGAGAGCTTCGGCAGCTTCGGGGGCGACCGATCGGCGGGCGTCGAACTGCCGACCGGCTGCAGCATCTTTCCCAAAGAGATCGTGCCGACGCCGCGCAGTTGGGCCGAGCAGCGCTACCGCAACATCGTCTACTGGAATGAGCTAGATCGTGGCGGCCATTTTGCTGCCTTCGAGCAGCCGCAGCGGTTCGTCGAAGAGCTGCGTGCCTGCTTTGCGCTGATGCGCTGA
- a CDS encoding DUF2970 domain-containing protein — MNESKKEPSKQPESLSILQTIGSVLAAALGVQKRANLERDFAHGKASRFIIAGVIFTVLFVLTVYGVVQLVLSQVAR; from the coding sequence ATGAACGAATCAAAGAAAGAGCCTTCGAAACAACCCGAATCGCTGTCGATCCTGCAAACCATCGGCAGCGTGCTGGCGGCGGCACTGGGTGTGCAGAAGCGCGCCAATCTTGAACGGGATTTCGCCCATGGCAAGGCGAGCCGGTTCATCATTGCCGGCGTCATTTTTACCGTGCTCTTTGTGCTGACCGTGTATGGGGTGGTGCAACTGGTGCTGAGCCAAGTGGCGCGCTGA
- a CDS encoding PD-(D/E)XK nuclease family protein: MTMSQPDATLAALDHHSLLLTPNLRLSRTLLNRHAQLQRERGVKAWRRPAILPFSGWLQQLYLQQQAISSDRRWQATLLDEWAQRLLWQQAVESALPDQGLFRAADLAVQASDAWELLQLWQVSESRLINELAVDESFGWLAQWVAHFRGRCREQGWISSAELPALITTAIDHGQISLPRQLLLYAFDEWPPAWQRLLDRANAAGATLRQLDADPRPSQPQRLPCDQERDELQAIAAWCRRVLIERGERVRIGVVAPELPRVRGQLLHALREQLEPHALLPSTPPYTPPVNLSAPLPLPAVPIIADALTLLRLTTGTDLSATALRQILRSPFIGEERRQAQLEAALQQQRRHEWSPPLLRAALLQLPNSHASPFSSTLIDLLDQAQQGSAAQPPSYWARRFSSSLLALGWPGERTLDSEELQAVETWREALQRFAMLDPYTAPLAAGTALQRLTELLTLASFQPQSGDSPIQILGLLEASGLQFDQLWIMGLDRGNWPTAPAPNPLLPIGLQRRLDLPRATAEREIEFAARITRRLLGAADQVILSHACRKDEEPLEPSPLISGWPTTTAAALGLVTSAIEPLRQQPLATLPTEDHQGLPLVLTDDRPSRGGTQLLKDQAACPFRAYANHRLRLLPAEPPQLGFDARERGTFSHLLMERFWSEVRSQERLQHADAAQRDAWCQQAVDAVMQQQHHRTAGAGRLWQIERQRLLRLLQTALLLDLQRPPFTVTVEQPAALSIGPLRLRTRADRIDRLEDGSLLLIDYKGSEHNVTEWLGERPDEPQLPLYLLQQDDRQPIAAIAFFMLDTERSKLAGLGAHDDLAPGIKLPRHDEMATDPWNTQIDLWQQHLTRLAEEFAAGIARVTPKRLPHSCEYCPHRPLCRIDDHG, encoded by the coding sequence ATGACGATGTCACAGCCCGATGCCACCCTGGCCGCTCTCGACCACCACTCGCTGCTGTTGACGCCCAATCTTCGGCTGTCGCGCACACTGCTGAATCGCCACGCCCAGTTGCAGCGCGAACGGGGCGTCAAGGCCTGGCGCCGCCCCGCGATCCTGCCATTCAGCGGTTGGCTCCAGCAGCTCTATCTCCAGCAGCAAGCCATCAGCAGTGATCGGCGCTGGCAGGCCACGCTGCTGGATGAGTGGGCGCAGCGGCTGCTGTGGCAGCAGGCCGTCGAGTCGGCACTGCCTGACCAGGGGCTGTTCCGGGCCGCCGATCTGGCGGTACAGGCCAGCGACGCCTGGGAACTGCTGCAACTGTGGCAAGTCTCTGAGTCGCGTCTGATCAATGAGTTGGCCGTGGATGAAAGCTTTGGCTGGCTTGCGCAGTGGGTTGCCCACTTTCGCGGCCGCTGTCGTGAACAGGGCTGGATCAGCAGTGCCGAGCTGCCCGCACTGATCACCACGGCGATCGACCACGGCCAGATCAGCTTGCCCAGACAGCTGCTGCTCTACGCTTTTGACGAATGGCCGCCGGCCTGGCAAAGGCTGCTCGATCGAGCCAATGCCGCGGGTGCCACCCTTCGACAGCTCGATGCCGATCCACGCCCGAGCCAGCCGCAACGGTTGCCCTGCGACCAGGAGCGTGATGAATTGCAGGCCATCGCCGCCTGGTGCCGCCGAGTGTTGATCGAACGGGGCGAGAGGGTGCGAATCGGCGTGGTGGCGCCGGAATTGCCGCGCGTGCGTGGCCAGTTGCTTCATGCGCTGCGGGAACAGCTCGAACCCCATGCGCTGCTGCCCAGCACGCCGCCCTACACGCCACCGGTCAACCTCTCCGCGCCGCTGCCACTGCCTGCGGTACCGATCATCGCCGATGCGCTGACGTTGCTGAGGCTGACCACTGGCACCGACCTCAGCGCCACCGCGCTGCGGCAGATTTTGCGCTCTCCATTCATCGGCGAGGAGAGACGACAGGCGCAGCTCGAAGCTGCCCTGCAGCAGCAGCGCCGTCACGAGTGGTCGCCACCTCTGCTGCGCGCAGCCCTGCTGCAGTTGCCAAACAGCCATGCCAGCCCGTTCAGCAGCACCCTGATCGATCTGCTCGATCAGGCACAGCAGGGCAGTGCCGCACAACCACCCTCGTACTGGGCGCGGCGGTTCAGCAGCTCCTTGCTGGCACTGGGCTGGCCGGGCGAACGCACGCTCGACAGTGAGGAGTTGCAGGCGGTCGAAACCTGGCGCGAGGCGCTGCAACGCTTTGCCATGCTCGACCCCTACACCGCACCCCTCGCTGCAGGGACGGCGTTGCAGCGGCTGACCGAACTGCTTACGCTTGCCAGCTTTCAGCCGCAAAGCGGCGACAGTCCAATCCAGATTCTGGGCCTGCTCGAAGCCAGCGGCTTGCAGTTCGACCAGCTCTGGATCATGGGGCTCGATCGTGGCAACTGGCCCACCGCGCCGGCACCCAATCCGCTGCTGCCGATCGGCTTGCAGCGGCGGCTCGATCTGCCGCGCGCCACTGCCGAGCGCGAGATCGAATTTGCCGCCCGCATCACCCGGCGCCTGCTCGGCGCCGCCGACCAAGTGATCCTGAGCCATGCCTGCCGCAAGGATGAAGAACCGCTCGAACCGAGCCCGCTGATCAGCGGCTGGCCGACCACCACGGCGGCGGCGCTGGGCCTTGTCACCTCGGCCATCGAGCCGTTGCGCCAGCAGCCGCTGGCCACCCTGCCCACTGAAGATCATCAGGGTCTGCCGCTGGTACTGACGGACGACCGCCCCAGCCGTGGCGGCACGCAACTGCTGAAGGATCAGGCCGCCTGCCCGTTTCGCGCCTATGCCAACCATCGGCTGCGACTGCTGCCGGCCGAACCACCCCAGCTCGGTTTCGATGCCCGCGAACGCGGCACCTTCAGCCATCTGCTGATGGAGCGATTCTGGAGCGAGGTGCGTTCGCAGGAACGACTGCAGCATGCCGATGCAGCCCAGCGCGACGCCTGGTGCCAGCAGGCAGTCGATGCGGTGATGCAGCAGCAGCATCACCGTACGGCCGGCGCCGGTCGTTTGTGGCAGATCGAACGCCAGCGGCTGCTGCGGCTGTTGCAGACCGCTCTTCTGCTCGACCTGCAACGCCCGCCTTTCACGGTCACGGTCGAGCAGCCAGCAGCGCTTTCGATCGGCCCGCTGCGGCTGCGCACCCGCGCCGACCGCATCGATCGGCTCGAGGATGGCAGCCTGCTGCTGATCGACTACAAGGGCAGCGAACACAATGTGACCGAATGGCTGGGCGAGCGTCCAGATGAGCCACAATTGCCGCTCTACCTGCTGCAACAGGACGACCGCCAGCCGATCGCCGCCATCGCTTTCTTCATGCTCGACACCGAACGCAGCAAGCTGGCCGGACTCGGTGCGCACGACGATCTGGCCCCCGGCATCAAGCTGCCCCGGCACGACGAAATGGCGACAGACCCCTGGAACACGCAGATTGACCTCTGGCAGCAGCATCTGACCCGGCTCGCCGAGGAGTTTGCCGCCGGCATCGCCCGCGTGACACCCAAGCGCCTGCCGCACAGTTGCGAATATTGTCCGCACCGCCCCCTCTGCCGGATCGATGACCATGGCTGA
- a CDS encoding UvrD-helicase domain-containing protein, whose amino-acid sequence MAEVSTLKLPIDSPARDAALDTTRSLIVQAPAGSGKTELLIRRMLRLLAQVSRPEEILAITFTRKAAAEMQARILAALHGAQSAPPAEPHRLENWHLARQALAQDQRHGWRLLENPNRLNICTIDSFNGRLVRRLPLAAGLAFNAHLADQSEPAYHDAARELLDSLNDAVPWADALEQLLLHLDNDFDRAERLFVELLKIRDQWLPHLYLEEGEQLRHHLERCLTELIDERLADAARTLRNLPDTLWPLVRFAVDQLHLAQIDSPILPLLSSPLPPPAEHSALPAWQALTQLLLTGEGEWRKRIDRNQGFPPASDARDPQQKSLLSERKAQMGQLLASLADDGASREALLEIRGLPRHGYSDQHWALLQALIALLKPLAALLKLVFQRRNEIDHNEVAAAALRALGGDEQPTDLALALDSQIRHLLVDEFQDTSSTQIALLSRLTHGWEAGDGRTLFLVGDPMQSIYRFREADVSHFLAAFHGNFNQLPLDAVRLTTNFRSTRQVVEWINDAIGNAFPSDESLAIGAVPYSRATAFDGSTATPDAITATLLSGPGARLLEAKALVTCLQQALQQPEHTIAVLVRARTHLQPLISELKSAGIAFSAVEVEPLERRIAIQDLRTLTAALLAPADRLAWFALLRSPLVGLTLADLTLIADQGQDPVIELLQQAKRCAQLSSDGAQRCQRLLTRITPSLQQARRRPLRDWIEGCWLLLGGPATLRSAQAHDEAEAYFQLLERIETPGLPLDLDQLDAELSRLHAPSQGQTRVQLLTIHKAKGLEFDVVLLPGLEQSPPPAKEKLLNWHVNRGPHAPRLLMAPIAPGADRAQSNPINGYLKEIERKREAQEAIRLLYVAATRARARLHLFATVKRDPSGQPRAPDRRSFLAMLWPGILPEARWIEAVDEIDGEAKSAAQWHRLPADFAAPHLPDDGLLSRFRGHDFPYDPQRLRFKLQLDELDTQGARQFGELLHRAIETVAQEGIAQWDSQRLARSRDGWLAMLRQLGYRGAAVPAVTRLQQIVQDCLQSPTFRWLLDPLHQQAENELAVSGWIDGELRHCVIDRTFVNHSGIRWIIDYKSSRPTADEALDAFLARETGQYRQQLLDYRTLMGHIDARPIRTALYFAQIDLLHEIGHEAR is encoded by the coding sequence ATGGCTGAAGTCAGCACCCTGAAGCTGCCCATCGACAGCCCGGCCCGTGACGCGGCACTCGACACCACGCGCTCGCTGATCGTGCAGGCACCGGCCGGCTCCGGCAAGACCGAGCTGCTGATTCGCCGCATGTTGCGACTGCTGGCCCAGGTCTCCCGCCCCGAGGAGATTCTGGCCATCACCTTCACCCGCAAGGCGGCGGCAGAGATGCAGGCGCGCATCCTGGCAGCGCTGCATGGCGCGCAGAGTGCGCCACCCGCCGAGCCCCATCGGCTAGAGAACTGGCATCTGGCACGGCAGGCACTGGCGCAGGATCAACGCCATGGCTGGCGGCTGCTCGAAAATCCCAACCGGCTGAACATCTGCACCATCGACAGCTTCAATGGCCGACTGGTGCGGCGGCTGCCGCTGGCGGCCGGGCTCGCCTTCAATGCCCACCTCGCCGATCAAAGCGAACCAGCCTACCACGACGCCGCCCGGGAGCTGCTCGACAGCCTGAACGATGCAGTCCCCTGGGCCGATGCACTGGAGCAGTTGCTGCTGCATCTGGACAATGACTTCGACCGCGCCGAACGGCTGTTCGTCGAGCTGCTGAAGATTCGCGACCAGTGGCTGCCCCACCTCTATCTGGAAGAGGGCGAGCAGCTTCGCCACCACCTCGAGCGCTGTCTGACCGAACTGATCGACGAACGGCTCGCCGATGCCGCACGCACGCTGCGCAACCTGCCCGACACACTCTGGCCGCTGGTCCGTTTCGCGGTCGATCAGCTGCATCTGGCCCAGATCGATTCGCCGATCCTGCCGCTGCTGTCCAGTCCGCTGCCGCCACCAGCCGAGCACAGCGCCCTGCCCGCCTGGCAGGCGCTGACCCAACTGCTGCTGACCGGCGAAGGCGAGTGGCGCAAGCGCATCGACAGGAACCAGGGCTTTCCACCCGCCAGCGATGCACGCGACCCACAGCAGAAAAGCCTGCTGAGCGAGCGCAAGGCGCAGATGGGCCAACTGCTTGCCTCACTCGCCGACGATGGCGCCAGCCGCGAGGCACTGCTGGAGATTCGGGGGCTGCCGAGGCACGGCTACAGCGACCAGCACTGGGCGCTGCTGCAAGCGTTGATCGCGCTGCTCAAACCGCTCGCCGCCCTGCTCAAACTGGTATTCCAGCGGCGCAACGAGATCGATCACAACGAAGTCGCTGCGGCGGCACTGCGGGCACTTGGCGGCGACGAACAGCCCACCGATCTGGCGCTGGCGCTCGACAGTCAGATTCGCCACCTGCTGGTCGACGAGTTCCAGGACACCTCCTCGACACAGATCGCGCTGCTCAGCCGGCTCACCCATGGCTGGGAAGCGGGCGACGGCCGCACGCTGTTCCTGGTCGGCGATCCCATGCAGTCGATCTACCGCTTTCGCGAAGCCGACGTCAGCCACTTCCTCGCTGCATTCCACGGAAATTTCAACCAGTTGCCGCTCGATGCCGTGCGCCTGACCACCAATTTCCGCTCCACCCGCCAGGTGGTGGAGTGGATCAACGATGCGATCGGCAACGCCTTTCCCAGCGATGAATCGCTGGCGATCGGTGCGGTGCCCTACAGTCGGGCCACGGCCTTCGACGGCAGCACGGCGACACCGGATGCCATCACCGCCACCCTGCTCAGCGGCCCAGGCGCACGCCTGCTCGAAGCCAAGGCGCTGGTGACCTGCCTGCAACAGGCGCTGCAACAGCCAGAGCACACCATTGCCGTGCTGGTGCGCGCCAGAACCCATCTGCAGCCGCTGATCAGCGAGCTGAAATCGGCCGGCATCGCCTTTTCGGCGGTCGAGGTCGAGCCGCTGGAGCGCCGCATCGCCATTCAGGATCTGCGCACTTTGACCGCTGCCCTGCTCGCTCCGGCCGACCGGCTGGCCTGGTTCGCACTGCTGCGCTCCCCACTGGTGGGGCTCACGCTCGCCGACCTGACCCTGATCGCAGACCAGGGGCAAGACCCGGTGATCGAACTGTTGCAGCAGGCGAAGCGCTGCGCACAACTCTCCAGCGACGGTGCGCAGCGCTGTCAGCGGCTGCTGACACGGATCACCCCCAGCCTGCAACAGGCGCGACGCCGGCCACTGCGGGACTGGATCGAAGGCTGCTGGCTGCTGCTCGGTGGTCCAGCGACGCTGCGATCGGCACAGGCCCATGACGAGGCCGAAGCCTATTTTCAGTTGCTGGAGCGAATCGAAACCCCGGGTCTGCCGCTCGATCTCGACCAGCTCGATGCCGAACTCTCCCGCCTCCATGCCCCAAGCCAGGGTCAGACCCGGGTGCAGCTGCTGACCATCCACAAGGCCAAGGGTCTCGAGTTCGATGTCGTGCTGCTGCCCGGTCTGGAACAGAGTCCGCCTCCGGCCAAGGAGAAACTGCTCAACTGGCATGTCAACCGCGGCCCGCACGCCCCCAGATTGCTGATGGCGCCGATTGCCCCTGGCGCGGACAGGGCGCAATCGAACCCGATCAACGGCTACCTGAAGGAGATCGAGCGCAAGCGCGAGGCGCAGGAGGCGATTCGCCTGCTCTATGTCGCCGCCACCCGCGCCCGCGCCCGCCTGCATCTGTTCGCCACCGTCAAGCGCGACCCGAGCGGCCAGCCACGCGCACCCGACAGACGCAGCTTTCTGGCCATGCTCTGGCCCGGAATCCTGCCCGAAGCACGCTGGATCGAAGCGGTCGACGAGATCGACGGCGAAGCCAAAAGCGCCGCGCAGTGGCATCGACTGCCGGCCGACTTCGCCGCGCCGCATCTGCCCGATGACGGCCTGTTGAGCCGCTTTCGTGGTCATGACTTTCCCTACGACCCGCAACGGCTGCGGTTCAAGCTCCAACTGGACGAGCTCGACACGCAGGGCGCCCGCCAGTTCGGCGAGCTGCTGCACCGCGCGATCGAAACCGTTGCGCAGGAGGGCATTGCACAGTGGGATTCCCAACGCCTCGCCCGCAGCCGCGATGGCTGGCTGGCGATGCTGCGGCAGCTCGGCTACCGGGGCGCAGCCGTGCCCGCGGTGACACGGCTGCAGCAGATCGTGCAGGATTGCCTGCAGTCACCCACCTTTCGCTGGCTGCTCGATCCGCTGCATCAGCAGGCCGAGAACGAGCTCGCAGTCAGCGGCTGGATCGATGGCGAACTGCGCCACTGCGTGATCGATCGCACCTTCGTCAATCACAGCGGTATACGCTGGATCATCGACTATAAAAGCAGCAGACCCACAGCGGACGAGGCACTGGATGCGTTTCTGGCGCGTGAAACCGGGCAGTACCGGCAGCAACTGCTCGATTACCGCACCCTGATGGGCCACATCGATGCCCGACCGATCCGTACCGCGCTTTACTTCGCGCAGATCGACCTGCTGCACGAGATCGGGCACGAAGCGCGCTGA
- a CDS encoding ABC transporter permease produces the protein MNWLEQWRALLTIVVREVRRFTRIWMQTLLPPAISTGLYFVIFGALIGARIGKMGGYDYMEFIVPGLVMMAVITNAYSNVVSSFYNTKFQRSIEEMLVSPTPNYIILLGYVLGGTARGLMVGAIVIALSLFFTHLQVHHMLVTLMVVVMTAVLFSLGGFINAVFAESFDDISIVPTFVLTPLTYLGGVFYSIDLLPEFWRQVSLLNPILYMVNSFRYGILGVSDVSIGWALGMIFSCIVVLALYALSLLNRGVGIRS, from the coding sequence ATGAACTGGCTGGAACAGTGGCGCGCCTTGTTGACGATTGTCGTGCGGGAGGTGCGGCGTTTCACGCGTATCTGGATGCAGACCCTGCTGCCGCCGGCGATCAGCACCGGGCTCTATTTCGTGATCTTCGGGGCGCTGATCGGGGCACGGATCGGCAAGATGGGCGGTTATGACTACATGGAATTCATCGTTCCGGGGCTGGTGATGATGGCCGTGATCACCAATGCCTATTCCAATGTGGTGTCGTCGTTCTACAACACCAAATTCCAGCGCTCGATCGAGGAGATGCTGGTCTCGCCAACGCCGAACTACATCATCCTGCTCGGCTATGTACTGGGCGGAACCGCCCGTGGGCTGATGGTGGGTGCGATCGTGATTGCGCTGTCGCTCTTTTTCACCCATCTCCAGGTCCATCATATGCTGGTGACGCTGATGGTGGTGGTGATGACGGCAGTGCTGTTTTCCCTCGGCGGTTTCATCAATGCGGTGTTTGCCGAGAGTTTTGATGACATCTCGATTGTGCCGACCTTCGTGTTGACGCCACTGACCTATCTGGGTGGGGTGTTCTATTCGATCGATCTGCTGCCTGAGTTCTGGCGGCAGGTATCGTTGCTGAATCCGATTCTCTACATGGTCAACAGCTTTCGTTATGGCATTCTTGGCGTTTCGGATGTTTCGATCGGTTGGGCACTCGGCATGATCTTCTCCTGCATCGTCGTGCTGGCGCTTTATGCGTTGAGCCTGCTCAATCGGGGTGTCGGCATTCGCTCCTGA
- a CDS encoding ABC transporter ATP-binding protein, whose product MVAALDIRNLTKSYATGKLALRGVDLRVEQGDFFALLGPNGAGKSTLIGTVSGLVNKSGGTVEIFGHDIDREFSLAKKQLGVVPQEFNFNQFEKVIDIVMTQAGLYGLPVTLARARAEKYLGKLGLWEKRNERSRFLSGGMKRRLMIARALVHEPRMLILDEPTAGVDIELRRSMWDFLKEINRDGTTIILTTHYLEEAESLCRNIAIIDQGSIVANTDMKSLLQQLNTETFVLDLRQNLDQAPQLTDYRLRLIDAHTLEVDLLKAQSLNDCFGQLSALGIEVISMRNKSNRLEELFLNMVESSQNKNGAVA is encoded by the coding sequence ATGGTTGCGGCATTGGATATCAGGAATTTGACCAAGAGCTATGCCACGGGAAAGTTGGCCTTGCGTGGTGTCGATCTGCGGGTCGAACAGGGGGATTTCTTTGCCCTGCTCGGTCCCAATGGAGCTGGCAAGTCGACCCTGATCGGCACGGTTTCGGGTCTCGTCAATAAAAGTGGCGGCACCGTCGAGATTTTTGGCCATGACATCGATCGGGAATTTTCGCTGGCCAAGAAGCAGTTGGGTGTCGTGCCGCAGGAGTTCAATTTCAATCAGTTCGAAAAGGTGATCGACATTGTCATGACGCAGGCAGGGCTCTATGGATTGCCAGTGACACTGGCGCGGGCACGGGCCGAGAAGTATCTCGGCAAGCTGGGGCTGTGGGAGAAGCGCAATGAACGCTCCCGTTTTCTTTCGGGCGGCATGAAGCGGCGATTGATGATCGCCCGGGCGCTGGTGCATGAACCACGCATGCTGATTCTCGATGAGCCGACTGCCGGGGTGGACATCGAGCTGCGCCGTTCGATGTGGGATTTTCTCAAGGAGATCAACAGAGATGGCACCACGATCATCCTGACGACCCACTATCTGGAAGAGGCTGAAAGCCTGTGCCGCAACATTGCGATCATCGACCAGGGCAGCATCGTTGCCAACACCGACATGAAGAGCCTGTTGCAGCAGTTGAACACTGAAACCTTCGTGCTCGATCTGCGGCAGAATCTCGATCAGGCACCGCAACTGACCGACTACCGGCTGCGGCTGATCGATGCGCACACGCTGGAGGTCGATCTGCTCAAGGCGCAGAGTCTGAATGACTGCTTTGGCCAATTGTCGGCATTGGGCATCGAGGTGATCAGCATGCGCAACAAGAGCAACCGTCTCGAGGAGCTGTTCCTCAACATGGTCGAGAGCAGTCAGAATAAAAATGGAGCGGTGGCATGA
- a CDS encoding H-NS histone family protein, with product MLPDITTLSDDELKELSKKIQALISKREEQRKDEVAAQIKALADSAGLTVEIGGAEKSKRKGRSKLQPKFRHPSDPSLTWSGIGAKPKWLREMEKNGRRTEEFRI from the coding sequence ATGCTTCCAGATATTACCACCCTGAGTGACGACGAACTCAAAGAGCTTTCAAAAAAGATTCAGGCCCTGATCAGCAAGCGCGAGGAGCAGCGCAAGGATGAGGTGGCCGCACAGATCAAGGCGCTGGCCGACTCCGCCGGTCTGACCGTGGAGATCGGCGGTGCGGAGAAATCCAAACGCAAAGGCCGCAGCAAGTTGCAACCGAAATTCCGCCACCCATCCGACCCAAGTCTGACCTGGTCCGGCATCGGCGCAAAACCGAAATGGCTGCGCGAGATGGAGAAAAACGGTCGACGCACCGAAGAGTTCCGCATCTGA